A single window of Solanum dulcamara chromosome 5, daSolDulc1.2, whole genome shotgun sequence DNA harbors:
- the LOC129889613 gene encoding putative disease resistance protein RGA3, which yields MAEAFLQVLLDNLTSFIQGELGLVFGFEKDFKKLSSMFSMIQAVLEDAQEKQLKYKAIKNWLQKLNVAAYEVDNILDECKTEAARFKQAALGCYHPRTITFRYKVGKRMKEMMDKLDAIAEEKRNFHLDERIIKRQTARRETGFVLTEAKVYGRDKEEDEIVKILINNVSDAQELSVLPILGMGGLGKTTLAQMVFNNQRVTEHFNLKIWVCVSDDFDEKRLIKAIVESIEGKSLGDMDLAPLLKKLQEFLNGKRYFLVLDDVWNEDQEKWANLRAVLKVGASGASILITTRLEKIGSIMGTLQLYQLSNLSQEDCWLLFKQRAFGHQTETNSELMAIGKEIVKKCGGVPLAAKTLGGLLRFKREESEWEHVRDSEIWNLPQDENSVLPALKLSYHHLPLDLRQCFAYCAVFPKDTELEKGYLITLWMAHGFLLSKGNMELEDVGNEVWKELYLRSFFQEIEVKSGKTYFKMHDLIHDLATSMFSASASSSSVRQINVKDDEDMMLIVKDYKDMMSIGFSRVVSSYSPSLFKRFVSLRVLNLSNSEFKQLSSSIGDLVHLRYLDLSGSKICSLPKRLCKLQNLQTLDLYNCQSLSCLPKQTSKLGSLRNLVLDHCPLTSMPPRIGLLTCLKTLSYFLVGERKGYQLGELRNLNLRGAISIIRLERVKNDTEAKEANLSAKANLHSLSMSWEGPHRNESEVKVLEALKPHPNLKYLEIIGFSGFCLPDWMNHSVLINVVSILINGCENCSRLPPFGELPCLESLELQDGSVEVEYVEDYVIHSGFPPKERFPSLRKLHIGGFCNLKGLLRTEGEEQFPMLDEMKISDCPMFVFPTLSSVKKLEIWGEADARGLNSISNLSTLTALKIFSNHKVTSLLEEMFKSLENLKYLSVSYLENLKELPTSLASLNDLKSLNIRYCYALESLPEEGLEGLTSLTELFVEHCNMLNFLPQALQHLTALTSLRVIGCPEVAKRCEKGIGEDWHKIAHIPNVYIG from the exons ATGGCTGAGGCTTTCCTTCAAGTTCTTCTAGataatctcacttctttcatccaAGGGGAACTTGGATTGGTTTTTGGTTTTGAGAAGGATTTTAAAAAACTTTCAAGCATGTTTTCTATGATTCAAGCTGTGCTAGAAGATGCTCAAGAGAAGCAACTGAAGTACAAGGCAATAAAGAACTGGTTACAGAAACTCAACGTTGCTGCATATGAAGTTGATAACATCTTGGATGAATGTAAAACTGAGGCAGCAAGATTCAAGCAGGCTGCATTGGGGTGTTATCATCCACGGACCATCACTTTTCGTTACAAGGTGGgaaaaagaatgaaagaaatgatGGACAAACTAGATGCAATTGCAGAGGAAAAGAGGAATTTTCATTTGGATGAAAGGATTATAAAGAGACAAACTGCTAGACGGGAAACAG GTTTTGTTTTAACTGAAGCAAAAGTTTACGGAAGGGACAAAGAGGAGGATGAGATAGTGAAAATCTTGATAAACAATGTTAGTGATGCCCAAGAACTTTCGGTACTCCCAATACTTGGTATGGGGGGACTAGGAAAGACAACACTTGCCCAAATGGTCTTCAATAATCAGAGAGTGACAGAGCATTTCAATCTAAAGATATGGGTTTGTGTCTCAGATGACTTTGATGAGAAGAGGTTGATTAAGGCAATTGTAGAATCTATTGAAGGAAAGTCCCTGGGTGACATGGACTTGGCTCCCCTACTGAAAAAGCTTCAGGAGTTTTTGAATGGAAAAAGATACTTTCTTGTTTTGGATGATGTTTGGAATGAAGATCAAGAAAAGTGGGCTAATCTTAGAGCAGTATTGAAGGTTGGAGCAAGTGGTGCTTCAATTCTAATTACTACTCGTCTTGAAAAGATTGGATCAATTATGGGAACTTTGCAACTATATCAGTTATCAAATTTGTCTCAAGAAGATTGTTGGTTGTTGTTCAAGCAACGTGCATTTGGCCACCAAACGGAAACGAATTCTGAACTTATGGCAATTGGAAAGGAGATTGTGAAGAAATGTGGGGGGGTGCCTCTAGCAGCCAAGACTCTTGGAGGTCTTTTACGCTTCAAGAGGGAAGAAAGTGAATGGGAACATGTGAGAGATAGTGAGATTTGGAATTTACCTCAAGATGAAAATTCTGTTTTGCCTGCTCTGAAGCTGAGTTATCATCATCTTCCACTTGATTTGAGACAATGTTTTGCATATTGCGCGGTATTCCCAAAGGACACCGAATTGGAAAAGGGATATCTCATCACTCTCTGGATGGCACACGGTTTTCTTTTATCAAAAGGAAACATGGAGCTAGAGGATGTGGGTAATGAAGTATGGAAAGAATTATACTTGAGGTCTTTCTTCCAAGAGATTGAAGTTAAATCTGGTAAAACTTATTTCAAGATGCATGATCTCATCCATGATTTGGCTACATCTATGTTTTCAGCAAGTGCATCAAGCAGCAGTGTCCGCCAAATAAATGTAAAGGATGATGAAGATATGATGCTCATTGTAAAAGATTATAAAGATATGATGTCCATTGGTTTCTCCAGAGTGGTGTCTTCTTACTCTCCTTCGCTCTTTAAAAGATTTGTCTCGTTAAGGGTGCTTAATCTAAGTAACTCAGAATTTAAACAGTTATCGTCTTCCATTGGAGATCTAGTACATTTAAGATACCTGGACCTGTCTGGCAGTAAAATTTGTAGTCTTCCAAAGAGGTTGTGCAAGCTTCAAAATCTGCAGACTCTTGATCTATATAATTGTCAGTCGCTTTCTTGTTTGCCAAAACAAACAAGTAAGCTTGGTAGTCTCCGAAATCTTGTACTTGATCACTGTCCATTGACTTCTATGCCACCGAGAATAGGATTGTTGACATGCCTTAAGACACTAAGTTACTTTCTTGTGGGCGAGAGGAAAGGTTATCAACTTGGTGAACTACGAAACTTAAACCTCCGTGGTGCAATTTCAATCATCCGCCTTGAAAGAGTGAAGAACGATACGGAGGCAAAAGAAGCCAATTTATCTGCAAAAGCAAATTTGCACTCTTTAAGCATGAGTTGGGAAGGACCACACAGAAATGAATCAGAAGTTAAAGTGCTTGAAGCCCTCAAACCACATCCCAATCTGAAATATTTAGAAATCATTGGCTTCAGTGGATTCTGTCTCCCAGACTGGATGAATCACTCAGTTTTGATAAATGTTGTCTCTATTCTAATAAACGGTTGCGAAAACTGCTCGCGCTTACCACCCTTTGGTGAGCTGCCTTGTCTAGAAAGTCTAGAGTTACAAGACGGGTCTGTGGAGGTGGAGTATGTTGAGGATTATGTTATTCATTCTGGATTCCCTCCAAAAGAAAGGTTTCCATCCCTGAGAAAACTCCATATAGGTGGCTTTTGTAATCTGAAAGGATTGCTGAGAACGGAAGGAGAAGAGCAATTCCCCATGCTTGACGAGATGAAGATTTCGGATTGCCCTATGTTTGTTTTTCCGACCCTTTCTTCTGTCaagaaattagaaatttggGGGGAGGCAGATGCAAGAGGTTTGAACTCCATATCTAATCTTAGCACTCTTACAGCCCTCAAGATTTTCAGTAACCACAAAGTGACTTCACTGCTAGAAGAGATGTTCAAAAGCCTTGAAAATCTCAAATACTTGAGTGTCTCTTACTTAGAGAATCTCAAAGAGCTGCCTACCAGCCTGGCTAGCCTCAATGATTTGAAAAGTCTGAATATTCGTTATTGTTATGCACTAGAGAGTCTTCCCGAGGAAGGACTGGAAGGTTTAACTTCACTCACTGAGTTATTTGTTGAACACTGTAACATGCTAAACTTTTTACCCCAGGCATTGCAGCACCTAACAGCCCTCACAAGTTTAAGAGTTATTGGTTGTCCAGAAGTGGCAAAGCGGTGTGAGAAGGGAATTGGAGAAGACTGGCACAAAATTGCTCACATACCAAATGTGTATATTGGTTAG
- the LOC129889612 gene encoding putative disease resistance protein RGA1, protein MAEAFIQVVLDNLTSFLKGELVLLFGFENEFQRLSSIFSTIQAVLEDAQEKQLKDKPLENWLHKLNAATYEVDDILDEYKTKATRFLQSEYGRYHPKAIPFRHKVGKRMDQVMKKLDAIAEERKKFHLQEKIIERQVARRETGSILTEQQVYGRDKEEDEIVKILINNVSDTQELSVLPILGMGGLGKTTLAQMVFNNQRLTEHFKPKIWICVSDDFDVKKLIKAIVESIEGKPLGDMDLAPLQKKLQELLNGKRYLLVLDDVWNEDQEKWANLRAVLKVGASGASVLTTTRLEKVGSIMGTLQSYELSNLSQEDCWWLFMQRAFGHQTETNPELMAIGKEIVKKCGGVPLAAKTLGGLLRFKREESEWEHVRDSEIWNLPQDENSVLPALKLSYHHLPLDLRQCFVYCAVFPKDTKMEKETLIGFWMAHGFLLSKGNMELEDVGNEVWKELYLRSFFQEIEVISGETYFKMHDLIHDLATSLFSASASSSNIREINVKGFAEWVTSYSPSLLKKFVSLRVLNLSKLQLKQLPSSIGDLIHLRYLNLSYNMMRSLPKRLCKLQNLQTLDLRNCQSLSCLPKQTSKLGSLRNLLLDGCSLTCMPPRIGSLTCLKTLDSFVVGRRKGSQLGELRNLNLYGSISIKHLERVKNDMDAKEANLSAKANLHSLSLSWDEPYGYESEEVEVLEALKPHPNILKSLKIRGFIGFRLPDWINHSVLENVVSITIDGCKNCSCLPAFGELPCLESLELRDGSVEVEYIEEDDVYSGRIRFPSLRELSIINFFNLKGLVKKEGEEQFPVLEEMTIADCPMFVFPTLSTVKKLNAIGDATCLSSISNLSTLTSLCIGCNDKATSLPEEMFKSLINLEYLEIFDFKNLKELPTSLKNQYLYLIQI, encoded by the exons ATGGCTGAAGCTTTCATTCAAGTTGTGCTAGACAATCTCACTTCTTTCCTTAAAGGGGAACTTGTATTGCTTTTCGGTTTTGAAAATGAGTTCCAAAGGCTTTCAAGCATCTTCTCTACAATCCAAGCCGTCCTTGAAGATGCTCAGGAGAAGCAACTCAAGGACAAGCCACTAGAAAATTGGTTGCACAAACTCAATGCTGCTACATATGAAGTCGATGACATCTTGGATGAATATAAAACTAAGGCCACACGATTCTTGCAGTCTGAATATGGTCGTTATCATCCGAAAGCTATCCCGTTCCGTCATAAGGTCGGGAAAAGGATGGACCAAGTGATGAAAAAACTAGATGCAATTGCTGAGGAAAGAAAGAAGTTTCATTTGCAAGAAAAGATTATAGAGAGACAAGTTGCTAGACGCGAAACAG GTTCTATATTAACAGAACAACAAGTTTATGGAAGGgacaaagaagaagatgagATAGTGAAAATCCTGATAAACAATGTTAGTGATACCCAAGAACTTTCCGTCCTCCCAATACTTGGTATGGGGGGACTAGGAAAGACAACACTTGCCCAAATGGTCTTCAATAATCAGAGACTGACAGAGCATTTCAAGCCCAAAATATGGATCTGTGTCTCAGATGATTTTGATGTGAAGAAGTTGATTAAGGCAATTGTAGAATCTATTGAAGGAAAGCCCCTGGGTGACATGGACTTGGCTCCACTTCAAAAGAAGCTTCAGGAGTTGTTGAACGGAAAAAGATACTTGCTTGTCTTAGATGATGTTTGGAATGAAGATCAAGAGAAGTGGGCTAATTTAAGAGCAGTATTGAAGGTTGGAGCAAGTGGTGCTTCTGTTCTAACCACTACTCGTCTTGAAAAGGTTGGATCAATTATGGGAACTTTGCAATCATATGAATTGTCAAATCTGTCTCAAGAAGATTGTTGGTGGTTGTTCATGCAACGTGCATTTGGGCACCAAACGGAAACAAATCCTGAACTTATGGCAATTGGAAAGGAGATTGTGAAGAAATGTGGGGGTGTGCCTCTAGCAGCCAAGACTCTTGGAGGTCTTTTACGCTTCAAGAGGGAAGAAAGTGAATGGGAACATGTGAGAGATAGTGAGATTTGGAATTTACCTCAAGATGAAAATTCTGTTTTGCCTGCTCTGAAGCTGAGTTATCATCATCTTCCACTTGATTTGAGACAATGCTTTGTGTATTGTGCGGTGTTCCCAAAGGACACCAAAATGGAAAAGGAAACTCTAATCGGTTTCTGGATGGCACACGGTTTTCTTTTATCAAAAGGAAACATGGAGCTAGAGGATGTGGGTAATGAAGTATGGAAAGAATTATACTTGAGGTCTTTCTTCCAAGAGATTGAAGTTATATCTGGTGAAACTTATTTCAAGATGCATGATCTCATTCATGATTTGGCTACATCTCTGTTTTCGGCAAGCGCATCAAGCAGCAATATCCGCGAAATAAATGTAAAAGGTTTCGCTGAATGGGTGACTTCTTACTCTCCTTCACTCTTGAAAAAGTTTGTCTCTTTAAGAGTGCTTAATTTAAGCAAATTACAACTTAAACAGTTACCCTCTTCCATTGGAGATCTTATACATTTAAGATACTTGAACCTGTCTTACAATATGATGCGTAGTCTTCCAAAGAGGTTGTGCAAGCTTCAAAATCTGCAGACTCTTGATCTACGTAATTGCCAGTCACTTTCTTGTTTGCCAAAACAAACAAGTAAACTTGGTAGTCTCCGAAATCTTTTACTTGATGGATGTTCATTGACTTGTATGCCACCAAGGATTGGATCCTTGACATGCCTTAAGACTCTCGATAGCTTTGTTGTGGGAAGGAGGAAAGGTTCTCAACTTGGTGAACTACGAAATCTGAATCTCTATGGCTCAATTTCAATCAAACACCTTGAGAGAGTGAAGAATGATATGGATGCAAAAGAAGCCAATTTATCTGCCAAAGCAAATCTGCACTCTTTAAGCTTGAGTTGGGATGAACCATATGGATATGAATCAGAAGAAGTTGAAGTGCTTGAAGCCCTCAAACCACACCCCAATATTCTGAAATCTTTAAAGATCAGAGGCTTCATAGGATTCCGTCTCCCAGACTGGATTAATCACTCAGTTTTGGAAAATGTCGTATCTATTACAATTGATGGTTGCAAAAACTGCTCGTGCTTACCAGCCTTTGGTGAGCTACCTTGTCTAGAAAGTCTAGAGTTACGTGATGGGTCTGTGGAGGTGGAGTATATTGAAGAGGATGATGTTTATTCTGGAAGAATAAGGTTTCCATCTCTGAGAGAACtttctataatcaatttttttaatctgAAAGGATTGGTGAAAAAGGAAGGAGAAGAGCAATTCCCTGTGCTTGAAGAGATGACGATTGCGGATTGCCCTATGTTTGTTTTTCCGACACTTTCTACTGTCAAGAAATTGAATGCTATTGGGGATGCAACATGTTTGAGCTCCATATCTAATCTTAGCACTCTTACTTCCCTCTGCATTGGCTGTAACGACAAAGCTACTTCACTCCCAGAAGAGATGTTCAAAAGCCTTATAAATCTCGAATACTTGGAAATCTTTGACTTCAAGAATCTCAAAGAGCTTCCTActagcctcaaaaatcaatatttatatttgattcaaatttGA
- the LOC129889614 gene encoding protein LPA3 encodes MWLSTFSTTLAVAVSVPSSLIPQDFIMRKSKLKRNVKISRNFEFAISCSGDKAASIGFDVSFPKDYTELLQQAKEATELALKNNRQLMEIEFPTAGLGSVPGDGEGGTEMTGSMQLIREFCDLLIIPEKATKTRIFFPEANEVKFARQSIFGGASFKLDYLTKPSFFEDFGFAEKVKMVDRVKPEDELFIVAYPYFNVNEMLVVEELYKAAVSNTSRKLIIFNGELDRIRSGYYPPFFYPKLAALSKTLFPEMETVYYIHNFKGLNGGVLFRCYPGPWKVFRRVGSTYICLHQQESMPSLKEVALDILPSV; translated from the exons ATGTGGTTATCCACTTTCTCAACTACACTGGCAGTTGCTGTTTCAGTTCCTTCCTCTCTTATTCCACAG GATTTCATCATGAGAAAGTCTAAATTGAAGAGAAATGTGAAGATctcaagaaattttgaatttgcgATCAGTTGTTCCGGCGATAAAGCTGCTTCAATTGGGTTTGATGTGTCATTCCCTAAGGACTACACGGAATTACTTCAACAA GCTAAAGAAGCAACTGAATTGGCATTGAAGAACAACAGACAACTGATG GAAATTGAATTTCCAACTGCTGGATTGGGTTCTGTACCAG GTGACGGTGAGGGTGGAACAGAAATGACTGGAAGTATGCAACTAATACGTGAGTTCTGTGATCTCTTGATTATACCGGAGAAAGCCACAAAGACCAGAATT TTTTTCCCGGAGGCTAATGAAGTgaaatttgcaagacaatcAATTTTTGGAGGAGCATCTTTTAAGTTGGACTATTTGACAAAGCCTTCTTTTTTCGAGGATTTCGGTTTCGCCGAAAAGGTCAAAATGGTTGACCGTGTCAAGCCAGAAGATGAACTTTTTATAGTCGCCTATCCATATTTTAATGTCAATG AGATGCTTGTCGTGGAAGAGCTATACAAAGCAGCAGTGTCCAACACTTCTAGGAAACTGATTATATTCAACGGAGAGCTTGATCGAATAAGATCTGGCT ATTATCCACCATTCTTCTATCCGAAGCTAGCTGCACTATCCAAGACTCTTTTTCCTGAAATGGAGACGGTATATTATATTCACAATTTTAAAGGACTAAATGGAGGAGTCCTGTTCAG GTGTTACCCTGGCCCTTGGAAAGTTTTCCGAAGAGTAGGAAGTACCTACATCTGCTTGCATCAACAGGAATCAATGCCATCCTTGAAAGAAGTTGCTTTGGACATCCTTCCATCAGTTTGA